The following is a genomic window from Bordetella petrii.
GTGGGATGGTAGGCTTTCAGCCAGGCGGTCTGGTACGCGATGAGCGCGTAGGCCGCCGAGTGCGACTTGTTGAAGCCATAGCCGGCGAACTTCTCCATCAGGTCGAAGAGCTTGACCGCCAGATTGGGATCGTGGCCTTTTTCCTTGGCGCCTTTCTCGAAGAGCTCACGGTGCTTGGCCATTTCCTCGGGCTTTTTCTTGCCCATGGCGCGGCGCAGCAGGTCGGCGCCGCCCAGCGAATAGCCGCCGATGATCTGCGAGATCAGCATCACCTGTTCTTGGTAGACGATGACCCCGTAGGTGCTCTTCAGGGTGGCTTCCAGGTCGGGGTGGAAGTAATCGACCGTAGCGCGCCCGTGCTTACGGTTGACGAAATCGTCGACCATGCCGGACTCGAGCGGCCCCGGGCGATACAGGGCCAGCATGGCGATGATGTCTTCGAAGGTGTTGGGCCGCAGCTTTTTCAGCAGCTCTTTCATGCCGCGCGATTCGAGCTGGAACACCGCGGTGGTGTTGGCGTCGCACAGCACCTTGTAGGCTGCCGGGTCGTCCAGCGGCAGCGCCATGATGTCAAAGTCGCGCTTGGACTCATTGAAGCGGCGCACATAGCGCACCGCCCAGTCCAGGATGGTGAGGTTGCGCAGTCCCAGGAAGTCGAACTTGACCAGGCCGGCGGCTTCGACGTCATCTTTGTCGAACTGCGACACCGCGCTGTTTTCCTGGCCAGGCTGGCAATACAGCGGGCAGAAGTCGGTAAGCTTGCCCGGGGCGATCAGCACCCCGCCCGCGTGCATGCCGATGTTGCGCGTCAGGCCTTCGAGCGGGCGCGCCAAGTCGACCAGCGCCCGGACTTCTTCCTCTTGCTCGTAGCGTTCCTTGAAAGCTGGCTCGTCCTTTAGCGTTCGATCGAGCGACCAGGGATCGGCCGGGTTGAACGGAATGAGCTTGGACAACCCGTCGCAGAACAGGTAGGGCATGTCGAGCACCCGTCCGGCATCGCGCACGACCGCCTTGGCGCCCAGCGTGCCGAAAGTGGCGATCTGGCTGACGGCCTCGCGGCCGTATTTCATCTTGACGTAGTCGATGACGCGTTCGCGGTTGTCCTGGCAGAAGTCGATATCGAAGTCGGGCATGGATACCCGCTCGGGATTCAGGAAGCGTTCGAACAGCAGGTCGTAGCGGATGGGATCGAGGTCGGTGATGCCCAGCGCGTACGCCACCAGCGAACCCGCCCCCGAGCCGCGGCCCGGGCCCACCGGCACGCCGTTGTTCTTGCCCCAGTTGATGAAGTCCTGCACGATCAGGAAGTAGCCGGGAAAGCCCATCTGGATGATGGTCTTGCATTCCCAGCGCAGCCGCTCGTAGTACTGGGCGCGTTTGGCGTCGCGTTCGGCCGGATCGGGAAACAGGAACTCCAGGCGTTTCTCCAGCCCTTCTTCGGAAAGCTGGACCAGGTAGTCGTCGAGCGAAATGCCGTCAGGCGTGGGGAAGTTGGGCAGGCGCGGCTTGCCCAGCACCAGCGTCAGGTTGCAGCGTTTGGCGATTTCCACCGTATTGGCCAGGGCCGATGGCACGTCGGCAAAGCGGCGGGCCATTTCTTCGGTGCTGAGCAGGTACTGGTCTTTGGTGAAGCGGCGCACCCGGCGCGGGTCGGCCAGGATTTCTCCCTGGGCGATACACACGCGCGCCTCGTGCGCCTGGTATTCGGATGCGTCGAGGAACTGCACCGGGTGGGTGGCCACCACCGGCAGGCCGGCCTCGGCGGCCAGCCGCATGGCAGCCTGGGTATAGGCCTCGTCGCCGTCGGCGCCGGCGCGCTGCAATTCAATGTAGAACGCGCCAGGGAACAGCGCGCCCCACTGCCGCGCCAGGGCCAGAGCCGTGACGGCGTTGCCGGCGTCCAGCGCGTGGCCGATGTCGCCGGCGCGGCCGCCCGACAGCACGATGAGGCCCTGCCGGCCCTGCAGCCATTCGCGGCGGATTTCGGCGCGCCCGCGCCCCTGGTTTTCGAGAAACGACCGGGTCAGCAGCTCGCACAGGTTCAGGTAGCCCTGATGGTTGCGCACCAGCAACAGCAGGCGAAACGGTTTTTCGGGATCGTCGTCGTTGGTCAGCCAGACGTCGCAGCCGGCGATCGGCTTCACGCCGGCCCCGCGCGCGCCCTTGTAGAACTTGATCAGGCCGAAAATGTTGGAAAGATCGGTCAGCGCCACGGCGGGCTGGCCCAGCTGGGCGACGCGCTTGATCAGGTCGGGAATGCGGACGATGCCGTCCACCACCGAAAACTCGGAATGGACGCGCAAATGGACAAAGGCAGGCGTGGGATTGACGGCTTCGGACATGGCCCGAATTGTACCCAGTCGGCCGGGCCGCCGCCGGCTTTTTACCCGGGTAGCGGCACGCGGCGCCCGGCTATGTAACAATAACGATTTACACCGAACGCGCCCCCCGTGGGCCTGTCAGTACCATGAAATGGCTGATTCCTGGCATATGGCTCGCCTCCATACTGTTCGCGCATTTCCGAGGCCGCGTGCGGCTGCGCCTGTCGCGCCAATTACTGGATCAATCCGTGCTGCTGGCGCCGGTCAATGCCCTGATGGTGTTGTGTTCGCGCGTGCCCACCACGCCCTACCTGCCGGCTCGCGAAATCCCCGAGCTTCAGGTGCTGGACGACCACTGGGAAACCATACGCGACGAAGCCCTGAAAATGGCCGAGCTGCGGCGCATCAAGGCCGCCGAGCGCCATGACGACATCGGCTTCAATTCGTTTTTCAAGTACGGCTGGAAGCGCTTCTACCTGAAATGGTACGACGCGCGCCACCCGTCGGCCGAGGAGCTGTGCCCGCGCACCGTCGAAATTCTGAAGCGCCTGCCCAAGGTGAAGGCAGCCATGTTCGCGGAGCTGCCGCCGGGCGGCAAGCTGAACCGCCACCGAGACCCGTTTGCCGGCTCGCTGCGCTACCACCTGGGGCTGGCCACGCCGAACGACGACGGCTGCCACATCATCGTCGACGGCGAAACCTACAGCTGGCGCGACGGCGAGAGCGTGGTGTTCGACGAAACCTACGTGCACGAGGCCTATAACAAGACCGAAGCCAACCGCATCATCCTGTTCTGCGACGTGGAGCGCCCCTTGAAATGGCGCTGGGCCGAAGCGTTCAACCGCTGGTTTGGCCGGGTGGTGATGTCGGCGGCCAGTTCGCCCAACGACGGTGGCGACCAGACCGGCGCCATCAACAAGCTGACCCACGCGCATTGGGTCATCGACCAGAAGCGCAAGCAGTTCAAAGCCTGGAACCGCACGGTGTACAAGGCCACCAAGTGGGGGCTGATCGTGCTGGCGGTCGTGGCCTTCCTGGCCTGGTAGGCGGAGCGCGCCGAGGGCGGGCTTGCCCTTAGCACTCGACGATGTTCACGGCCAAACCGCCGCGGGCGGTTTCCTTGTATTTGGTTTTCATGTCGGCGCCGGTTTCCCGCATGGTCTTGATGACTGAATCCAGCGACACATAATGATGGCCGTCGCCGCGCAGCGCCATGCGGGCGGCGTTCACGGCCTTGACCGACGCCATGGCGTTGCGCTCGATGCAGGGTATTTGCACCAGCCCGCCCACGGGGTCGCAGGTCAGGCCCAGGTTGTGCTCCATGCCGATTTCGGCGGCATTTTCCACCTGCTCGACCGAGCCGCCCAGTACGGCGGCCAGCGCGCCGGCCGCCATGGAACAGGCCACGCCCACCTCGCCCTGGCAACCGACCTCGGCCCCGGACAGCGACGCGTTGTATTTGTACAGCAGGCCGATGGCCGCGGCCGTGAGCAGGAAATCGCGCACGCCCTGCGGGCCGGCGCCGGGCACGAAGCGGTCGTAGTAGTGCAGCACCGCCGGAATGATGCCCGCCGCCCCGTTGGTGGGCGCCGTTACCACCCGGCCCCCCGCGGCGTTTTCTTCGTTGACCGCCATGGCATATAGATTGACCCAGTCCATGACCGACAGCGGGTCGGATAACGTGCGCTCGGCCCGCAGCGTGAGGCTGCGATAGAGTTCGGGCGCGCGGCGGCGCACTTTGAGCGGACCGGGCAGATCGCCGTCGGCCTCGGGGTGGCCGATGCCGCACCCGCGGCTGACGCAGTCTTGCATGACCTGCCAGATGCGGTCGAGCGTGGTTTCGACCTCGGACTGGCTGCGCCAGGTGAGTTCATTCTGCATCATGACCTGGGCTACGGTGTAGCCCCCCGCCCGGCACATGTCGACCAGCTCGCGCGCCGTGCGGAACGCGAACGGCAACTGGTCGTGGGCGGCAATGATCTGGGTGTTGGCGGCGCCGGCGGTGACCACGAAGCCGCCACCCACCGACAGGTAGCGGGATTCGCGCAGGCTGGCGCCAGCGGCGTCGAAGGCATGGAATTTCATGCCGTTGGGATGTTCGGCCAGCGCTTCGCGCCGGTAAAACAGAATATGCTCTTTTTCGACGAACGGCACCGCGAAATGCCCCAGCACCGGCAGCGACTTGTTGGTGCGCACGGCCTGCAACAACCCGGGAATAGCGGCCGGATCGACCGTGTCAGGGGCCTGGCCCATGAGGCCGAGCAGCACGCCCTTGTCGGTGCCATGCCCTTTACCGGTGGCCCCCAGCGAGCCGTACAGCTCGACCCGCAAGCCGGCCACGCGGGGCAGCAGCCCGTCGCGCTCGAGGCCCTGGGCGAACAACAGGGCCGCCCGCATGGGCCCCACGGTGTGCGAGCTGGACGGCCCGATGCCGATTTTGAACAGATCGAAAGCAGATACGGCCACGGCCAGCCCCACGGAATCAACAATGCTCGAGGCATCATACGCGGGCCGGACGCCCCTTCCAAGCCGGCCGATTTCCCCATGAACCGCGACCGTGCGATGATTGCTTCATGACACGTCATTTACACACCGCCGGCCACGCCGGCTGATCTTACTTTGCCAGGTCAGTCATGTCGGGATTGATTCCTCTGCTCGATTTTGCCGGATACGTCGCCCTGCTGCTGTGGGGCGTGCATATGGTGCAGACCGGCGTGCAACGCGCCTTCGGCGCCGCCCTGGGCGCCGCGCTGGGGCGCGCCCTGGGTACCCGGTTGCGCGCCTTCGCCACCGGCCTGGGCATAACCGCAGCGCTGCAGAGCAGCACCGCCACCGGGCTGATGATCACCGGCTTCGCGGCCGGCGGCGTGGTGGCCCTGGTGCCGGCGCTGGCCGCCATGCTGGGCGCCAACGTGGGCACGACGCTGATCGTGCAGGTGCTGTCGTTCGACCTGACGTCACTGGCCCCGATACTGATCCTGGCCGGGGTCTGGATGTTCCGCCGCTACCCGCCAGGCCGCACGCGCGACCTCGGGCGCGTGTTCATCGGCCTGGGGCTGCTGCTGCTGTCGCTGCACCAGTTGGTAGAACTGTTCGCCCCCCTGCAGCACGCGCCGCTGCTGGCCCAGGTGCTCGAGGCCCTCGCCACCCAGCCGGTCGCGGCCGTGATACTGGCGGCGGCGCTGGCGTGGGCGGCGCATTCCAGCGTGGCCATCGTGGTGCTGGTGATGTCGCTGGCCGCCCACCACCTGGTGGAGCCGGCGCTGGCATTCGCGCTCGTCATGGGCGCGAACCTGGGCACGGCGGTCAACCCCATGCTCGAAGGCGTCAGCGGCGACGACCCGGCCGCCCGCCGCCTGCCGCTGGGCAACCTGTTGACGCGCGTGGCCGGCGTGCTGGCCGGCCTGATGCTGCTACCCTGGCTGCCCGACTGGATGGCCATGCTCGACAGCGACAATGCGCGCGGCGTGGCGAACTTCCACACGGTGTTCAACCTGGTGATCGCGCTGGTGTTCCTGCCGCTGCTGGCCCCCTACGCCGCCCTGCTGACGCGCTGGCTGCCCAAGCGCACCGACCCGAACGACCCGGCTCGTCCGCAATACCTCGACGAAGCCGCCCACGACGTGCCTGCCGTGGCGCTGGGCAATGCCGCGCGCGAGGCGCTGCGCATGGCCGACATGCTGCAAACCCTGCTGCTGTACGCACGCGCCGGTTTCAAGCGCGACAATCGCCACCGCATGGTGCAGGCGCGCCAGCTCGACAACGCGCTGGACAAGATCGAGAACGCCATCACCACCTACCTGGCCCTGCTCGACCGCGAAAACATGACCACCGACGACGTTCAGCGGCTGGACGACATCCTGGCATTCGCCAGCAACATCGGCCATGCGGCCGACATCGCCTACCACGGTCTGCTCAACCACGTGGGGCGGCTGCGCAAGCAGGGTTGGACGCTGCCGCCGGAACAGCGCCAGCGGCTGGACGAAACCCTGGCACGCCTGATCGCCAACCAGCGCGAAGCCGCCGCACTGCTGGTCAACGACGATGTGCGGCAGGCGCGTGAGCTGGCCGGCGAAAAGGCGCGCTTTCGCACGCTGGAAGCCGAAGAGGCCGAGTCGCACCTGCACAAGATCAAGGCCGGCGAGGTCGACGCGGCCGAAGTGGGCGCGCTGTACCTGGACATTCTGCGCGACATGAAGAGCATCAACTCGCACCTGGTGGGCGCCTCGGCCTACCCGCTGCTGGCGCGCCACGGCGAGCTGCTGCCCAGCCGCCTGCGCGAATCGGGCAGTTGAGCCCTCGCAGGCGCCCCCCCGGGCCGCACTTCGGGCGGCCGGAAGACCGGCTTAGGCAATAAAAAATAGGCGATCGCGCCGGCCGGCCAGCACACTATGGCTCATAACGAAGCCGACGCGACGCCTGTCCGCGGACGCGGCCATCTTCCCACTGGCAGGAGACAACCATGCCATCTATCCGCAGCGCCGCTTGCGCGGCTGCCCTGCTTCTGTGCGCCTCGGCGCCCGCCCTGGCCGCCTGGCCGGAACGCCCCGTAACCATCATTGTGCCGGCCGCGCCCGGCGGCACAACCGACATTGCTACCCGCATCATCGCCGACAAGCTCGCCGGCAAGCTGGGCCAGTCGGTAGTGGTCGAGAACCGGGCCGGCGCGGCGGGCATCATCGGCACACAGCAGTTGGTGCGGGCCAACCCCGACGGCTACACGCTGATCATGGGCAACATAGGCCCCAATGCCATCAACTACAGCATGTACCGCGAGCTGCCGTACAAGGCAACGGACTTCGCCCCCATTACGCGGGTGATTTCAGTGCCCAATGTGCTGGTCGTGAACGCGCAATCGCCGGCCCGCAGCGCCGGCGAGCTGATCGAGATACTGCGCAAAGATCCCGGCAAGTCTTCGTTCGGCTCGTCCGGCACCGGGCAGTCGCCGCACTTGTCCGGCGAGCTTTTCAAGCAGCGCGCGGGCGTGCAGGCCACGCACGTTCCCTACAAGGGCGCGGGGCCGGCCGTGGCCGCCCTGCTGGCCGACCAGTTCACCTTCATGATCGACAACCTGCCCAGTTCGCTGCCGCACATCCAGGCGGGCAAATTCCGCGCCCTGGCCGTCACGAGCGCCAAACGCGTACCCGAACTGCCCGACGTTCCCACCATGGCCGAAGCGGGCATCAAAGACATGGTGGTGACCGCCTGGTTCGGCCTGCTGGCGCCGGCCGGCACGCCGGCCCCTGTCATCGACCGCCTGTCCTCGGCTGCCCGCGAGGTGCTGGCCATGCCCGAGGTGCAGCAGCGCTTCCACGCCATGGGCGGCCAGGCCGGCGATGACTCGCCCGCCGAATTCGCCGCCTACATCGAGCAGGAACGCAGCCGCTGGCACGACACCGTGCAGGCAGCCGGACTGGCGCCGAAGTAAACGCCACAGCCTCCCACCGATACGCAGACGGCGCCGCAAGGCGGCACGCCAGGCGCCGCACGGTTTCATCACCAGGAGTCGCGTCATGCAGAAAAGTTTGTTTCGCTGGATCGCGGTGCTTTCGATGCTGTCGGGTTGTGTAGGCCTGCTGGCCGGCACGACGGCGACGGTGGCCGAGCCCGCCTATCCCAACCGGCCCATTACCCTGCTGATTCCCTATCCGCCCGGCGGCAGCGCCGACATGCTGGGCAGGCCACTATCGGCCGCGCTGCAACAGCGGCTGGGCCAGCCAGTGGTACTGGAATACAAGCCGGGCGCGGGCGGCTCGATCGCCACCGCGCAGCTGGCGCGTTCCAAGCCGGACGGCCATACTGTGTTGATGGTGCTGGCCGCGCACGCCATCAACCCCAGCTTGTACAAGTCGCTGCCCTACGACACGCGCAAGGATTTCGCGCCAGTGTCGCTGGCGGCCACCTTGCCGATGCTGGTGGCCGCTCCGTTGTCGACCCCGGCCAACAGCATTCCGGAACTGATCGCCTATGCCCGGAAGAACCCGGGCAAACTGACGTTTGCATCGGCCGGGCCTGGCAACACGAGCCACCTGTCAGCCGAAATGTTCAAGAAAGCCACCGGCATCGACATGCTGCACGTGCCGTACAAAGGCAGCGGCCCCGCAGTGGTGGCCCTGCTGGCGGGCGAAGTGTCGCTGATGTTCGACAGCATCTCGACTTCGCTGCCGCAGGTGAAGGCCGGCAAGCTGAAAGCCCTGGCGGTTACCAGCGACACCCGCTCGCCGCTGCTGCCCGACGTGCCGACCATCCAGGAGTCGGGCGTGCCCGGTTTCGTGGTGAACGGCTGGTACGGCATCCTGGCCCCGGCCGGTACCCCGCCCGCCGTGGTGGACAAGCTCAGCGCCGCCATTGCCGACTCGCTGCGCGAGCCCGCGCTGCGCGAGCAGCTGACCGGCTACGGCTACACGCCGATAGGCAGCACGCCGCAGGCGTTCGGCGAGCTCATCGACAGCGAGCTCGAGCGCTGGAGCCAGGCGGTGAAAGACTCGGGCGCGACCATACAGCAGTAGCCGCGAGGCCGCGCTCCGCCGGGCGCGCCCGGCGGATCAGCCCAGGTAGCGCTGGAACCAGGCCAGCATGCGCTGCCAGCCGTCGCGGGCCTCGGCCTCGCAATACATGGGACGGTAATCGGCCAGGAAGCCGTGTCCGGCCTCCGGGTAGACCACGATTTCGGAAGCGCGCGCCGCGGCGTTGCCTTGGGCCAGCTTGGCCTTCAAGGCTTCCACATCGGCCAGCGGAATGCTGGCGTCCTTCGCGCCGTACAGGCCCAGTACCGGCGCGTGCAGGTCGCCCGCGACATCCAGCACCACCTTCTTGATGAGCGGGCCATGCCCGGCGCTGAGCTTGCCGTACCAGGCCACGCCGGCCTTGATGGCAGGGTTGTGGGCAGCGTACATCCAGGTCAGGCGGCCGCCCCAGCAGAAACCGGTGATGCCGGCGCGGGCGGTGTCTCCGCCATGCTGCGCGGCCCACTCCAGGCACGCGTCGAGGTCGGCATAGACCTGCTCGTCGGGCACCTTGGCTACGATTTCCTGGATCAGCTTGGGCACGTCGGTATAGGCGGCGGCATCGCCCTGACGTTGATACAGCTCGGGCGCGATCGCCAGGTAGCCGGCTTTAGCCAGGCGACGGCAGAGGTCCTTGATATGCTCGTGCACGCCGAAGATTTCCTGCACCACCAGCACCACGGGCAGCCCCGTCTTGCCTTGCGGCGCCGCATAATACGCGGCAATGGCGCCATCGTGCACGGGCAGGTCGAAATCGCCGTGGGCCAGGCCTTCGGTGTCGGTGTGGATAGCGGTGGCGGCGGGCTGGCCTGCGGCGGGGGCAAAACTCATGACGGGCTCTCCTGTGCGTGCGGGCCCGCGCGAGGGGCCCCTAGTGCGAATGAACGGTTGGCGCTGTCATTTCGTGCGCCGCTTCCTGGCTGTGCGCGGCGGCATGGCCATGCTCGTGCGCGGGGCCATGGTGCAGGAATGACGTGACGCCATAAATGACAATAACTCCCGCGCCCACCAGCAGCAACTGGGGGACGGCTTCGGCCAGCGAGCCCCGCTCATGCATTTGCGGGATCAGGTCGGCCACCGATATGTACAGGAAGCTGCTGGCGGCGATGACCAGCACGTACGGCACCCATTGCTGCGCCTGCTGCAGCACGAAGTAACCCGCCAGGCCGCCCAGCGCCGTGCACAGGCTGGTGAACAGGATCAGCATGAACGCCCGGCGGCGCGCCAGGCCGGCATTGATCAGCACGACGAAGTCGCCCAGCTTGTGGGGCACTTCGTGCACGATGATGGAGGCCGCGGTCAGCAAGCCCAGCAGGGGGTCGGCCAGGAATGCCGCAGCCACCAGCACCCCGTCGCAGAGGTTGTGCAGCGAGCTGCCCACCAGGATCAGCACGCCGCCGCGGCCGGCTTCGTGGCGGTCGTGGCCTTTGTGGTGATGATGGCCGTCGCCCTCATGGTGATGACTGTGGCGCAGCAGCGCGATTTTTTCCAGCACGAAAAAGCCCAGCAGGCCCGCCAGCATCAGCGCGAACAGCGTATGCGCATCGGCCTCGGCGTTCTCGAATGCCTCGGGCAGCAGGTGCAGCAGCGCCACCGACAGCAGCACCCCCACCGACAGGCTGACCATGTGGTGCAGGTATTTGCTGAAGACGCGAAACGCCAGCCAGCTGGCGATGGACACGGCGATCAGGCCGCCGGCCACCGTGGCCAGCAAGATCGAAAGGAGCAACATGGAGGTGCGACGGAAGGGGCGAAAGCAATATTATATCGTTACAGACCTGCCCTGCCCCGGGGTGTCAGTGCGCCTGTTCCCAGTTGGGCCCCACGCCTACCTCGGCCACCAGCGGCACCCGCAACCGCGCCACGCCGCACATGAGTTCCGGCAGGCGCGCGCGCACGGCGTCGAGTTCGCCGTCGGGCACTTCGAGTATCAGCTCATCGTGCACCTGCATGATCATGCGGGTGGCCAGGCGCTCGGCATCGAGCCAGTCTTGCACGGCGACCATGGCCATCTTGATGAGATCGGCCGCCGTGCCCTGCATGGGCGCGTTGATGGCGGCACGTTCAGCGCCCTGCCGGCGCGGCCCTGAAGCGGCACGGATGTCGGGCAGCTGCAGGCGGCGGCCGAACACGGTTTCCACGTACCCTTGCTGGCGCGCCAGCTGCCGGGTGTGTTCCATGTACTGCGCCACGCCCGGATAGCGGGCGAAGTAACGGTCGATATAGGCCTGCGCGGCGTCGCGCGTGATGCCCAGGTTCGAGGCCAGGCCGAACACCCCCATGCCGTAGATCAGACCAAAATTGATGGCCTTGGCGGCGCGGCGCTGGTCTGCCCCGACCTCGTCGAGTGCCACGCCGAAGATCTCGGACGCCGTGGCGCGGTGAATGTCTTTGCCGGCGGCAAAGGCCTGCTGCAAGTTGGCGTCATCGGACACATGCGCCATGATGCGCAGCTCGATCTGGGAGTAATCGGCCGACACCAGCACGCCATGTTCGGCCACGAAGGCTTCGCGCACGCGCCGCCCCGCCTCGGTGCGCACCGGGATGTTCTGCAGGTTCGGGTCGGACGAGGCCAGCCGCCCCGTGACGACCGCCGCCTGCGAATAATGCGTGTGCACGCGGCCTGTGCGCGCGTTGATCATGCGCGGCAGCTTGTCGGTGTACGTGGACTTGAGCTTGGACAGGCCGCGGTATTCCAGCAACACTTGCGGCAACGGGTAGTCTTGCGCCAGCCGCGTCAGCACTTCTTCGTCGGTGGACGGCGCGCCGCCGGCGGTCTTGCGCACCACCGGCAATTGCATGCGGCCGAACAGGATCTCGCCCAGTTGCTTGGGGGAATTCAGGTTGAAGGGCTGGCCCGCCAGTTCGTAGGCGCGCTGTTCGAGCTGCAGCATTTCCTGGCCCAGCCGGTGGCTCTGACGGCCCAGTTCGGCGGCGTCGACCTTGACCCCGTTGCGCTCGACCACGGTAAGCACGCGCGACACCTGGATCTCGAGCTGGTAAATGCGCTCAAGGCCCGCGTCCGCAGCCACGCGCGGACGCAGCGCGTGGTGCAGCTGCAGGGTGAAGTCGGCGTCTTCGCAGGCATAGTGGCCAGCCTGCTCGACCGCCACTTCGTCGAAGCCAATCTGCTTGGCGCCCTTGCCGCACAGCTCTTCGTAGGTGATGCCGCCACGCCCCAGGTAGCGCTGCGCCAGGTCGTTCAGGCCCACGCCGCGGTGCGATTCGAGCACGTAGGCCTGCAGCATGGTGTCGTCCTGGATGCCCGCGAGCGCGACGCCTTCGTTGGCGAACACATGGGCATCGTACTTGGCATGGTGCAGCAGCTTGGGGCGCGCCGGGTCTTGCAGCCAGGCGCGCATGCGTTCGAGCACTTCGCGCTTGGGTAGTTGCTCGGCGCTGTCGGGACCGCGGTGGGCCAACGGGATGTAGCAAGCCACGCCCGGCGCCAGCGCCATCGAAATGCCGACCAGGCTGGCCTGCATTTCGTCGAGTGAGGTGGTTTCGGTGTCGAGCGCCACCAGCGGCGTGTCTGCCGCCTGGGCCATCCATTCGTCGAACGCCGGCCAGCTCGAGATGATCAGGTAGCGCAGCTCGGCCGGCGCGGCGGGCGCCTCGGCAATGACCCGGGCATCGCCCTGCGGCACGCGTTGGGAATCGCCCGTGAGCTCGCGCAGCCAGGTGCGGAAACCGTAGCGCTCGTAGAGTGCCTGCAGCGTATCGGTATCGGGTTGGCGCGGCGCCAGGTCGTCGATGCCGCCGATGTGACCAGCCAGGTCGCAATCGCACTTCACGGTCAGCAACTGGCGCGTCAGGGGAAACTGGCCGATGGCCTCGCGCAGGTTGTTGCCGGCCACGCCCTTGATGCCATCGGCCTGTTCAACCAGCGAGTCGATCGAGCCGAATTCGGCCAGCCACTTGGCGGCCGTCTTGGGCCCTACCTTGGCCACGCCCGGCACGTTGTCGATGGCGTCGCCCACCAGCATGAGGTAGTCGACGATGCGATCGGGCGGCACGCCGAACTTGTTGCGTACGCCGGTCTCGTCGAGCACTTCGCCGCTCATGGTATTGACCAGCGTGACGTTCGCATCCACCAGCTGGGCAAGGTCTTTGTCGCCGGTAGACACGATGGTGCGTATGCCCATTCCCGACGCCTGGCATGCCAGGGTGCCGATGATGTCGTCGGCCTCGACTCCCTCGATGGCCAGCACCTGCCAGCCCAGCGCCCGCACCGCCTGGTGGATGGGCTCGATCTGGGCCGCCAAGTCTTCCGGCATGGGCGGCCGGTGCGATTTATAGTCAGGATACAGGTCGTCGCGGAAAGTCTTGCCGCGCGCGTCGAAAATACACGCTGCGTAATCTGCTTTGTGGTCCGAGACCAGCTTGCGCAGCATATTGACGACGCCGTACAGCGCGCCCGTAGGTTCACCTTGCGCATTGCGCAAATCGGGC
Proteins encoded in this region:
- the polA gene encoding DNA polymerase I gives rise to the protein MNKTLLLVDGSSYLYRAFHAMPDLRNAQGEPTGALYGVVNMLRKLVSDHKADYAACIFDARGKTFRDDLYPDYKSHRPPMPEDLAAQIEPIHQAVRALGWQVLAIEGVEADDIIGTLACQASGMGIRTIVSTGDKDLAQLVDANVTLVNTMSGEVLDETGVRNKFGVPPDRIVDYLMLVGDAIDNVPGVAKVGPKTAAKWLAEFGSIDSLVEQADGIKGVAGNNLREAIGQFPLTRQLLTVKCDCDLAGHIGGIDDLAPRQPDTDTLQALYERYGFRTWLRELTGDSQRVPQGDARVIAEAPAAPAELRYLIISSWPAFDEWMAQAADTPLVALDTETTSLDEMQASLVGISMALAPGVACYIPLAHRGPDSAEQLPKREVLERMRAWLQDPARPKLLHHAKYDAHVFANEGVALAGIQDDTMLQAYVLESHRGVGLNDLAQRYLGRGGITYEELCGKGAKQIGFDEVAVEQAGHYACEDADFTLQLHHALRPRVAADAGLERIYQLEIQVSRVLTVVERNGVKVDAAELGRQSHRLGQEMLQLEQRAYELAGQPFNLNSPKQLGEILFGRMQLPVVRKTAGGAPSTDEEVLTRLAQDYPLPQVLLEYRGLSKLKSTYTDKLPRMINARTGRVHTHYSQAAVVTGRLASSDPNLQNIPVRTEAGRRVREAFVAEHGVLVSADYSQIELRIMAHVSDDANLQQAFAAGKDIHRATASEIFGVALDEVGADQRRAAKAINFGLIYGMGVFGLASNLGITRDAAQAYIDRYFARYPGVAQYMEHTRQLARQQGYVETVFGRRLQLPDIRAASGPRRQGAERAAINAPMQGTAADLIKMAMVAVQDWLDAERLATRMIMQVHDELILEVPDGELDAVRARLPELMCGVARLRVPLVAEVGVGPNWEQAH
- a CDS encoding dienelactone hydrolase family protein, with protein sequence MSFAPAAGQPAATAIHTDTEGLAHGDFDLPVHDGAIAAYYAAPQGKTGLPVVLVVQEIFGVHEHIKDLCRRLAKAGYLAIAPELYQRQGDAAAYTDVPKLIQEIVAKVPDEQVYADLDACLEWAAQHGGDTARAGITGFCWGGRLTWMYAAHNPAIKAGVAWYGKLSAGHGPLIKKVVLDVAGDLHAPVLGLYGAKDASIPLADVEALKAKLAQGNAAARASEIVVYPEAGHGFLADYRPMYCEAEARDGWQRMLAWFQRYLG
- a CDS encoding ZIP family metal transporter, with the protein product MLLLSILLATVAGGLIAVSIASWLAFRVFSKYLHHMVSLSVGVLLSVALLHLLPEAFENAEADAHTLFALMLAGLLGFFVLEKIALLRHSHHHEGDGHHHHKGHDRHEAGRGGVLILVGSSLHNLCDGVLVAAAFLADPLLGLLTAASIIVHEVPHKLGDFVVLINAGLARRRAFMLILFTSLCTALGGLAGYFVLQQAQQWVPYVLVIAASSFLYISVADLIPQMHERGSLAEAVPQLLLVGAGVIVIYGVTSFLHHGPAHEHGHAAAHSQEAAHEMTAPTVHSH
- a CDS encoding tripartite tricarboxylate transporter substrate binding protein; translated protein: MQKSLFRWIAVLSMLSGCVGLLAGTTATVAEPAYPNRPITLLIPYPPGGSADMLGRPLSAALQQRLGQPVVLEYKPGAGGSIATAQLARSKPDGHTVLMVLAAHAINPSLYKSLPYDTRKDFAPVSLAATLPMLVAAPLSTPANSIPELIAYARKNPGKLTFASAGPGNTSHLSAEMFKKATGIDMLHVPYKGSGPAVVALLAGEVSLMFDSISTSLPQVKAGKLKALAVTSDTRSPLLPDVPTIQESGVPGFVVNGWYGILAPAGTPPAVVDKLSAAIADSLREPALREQLTGYGYTPIGSTPQAFGELIDSELERWSQAVKDSGATIQQ
- a CDS encoding Bug family tripartite tricarboxylate transporter substrate binding protein; the protein is MPSIRSAACAAALLLCASAPALAAWPERPVTIIVPAAPGGTTDIATRIIADKLAGKLGQSVVVENRAGAAGIIGTQQLVRANPDGYTLIMGNIGPNAINYSMYRELPYKATDFAPITRVISVPNVLVVNAQSPARSAGELIEILRKDPGKSSFGSSGTGQSPHLSGELFKQRAGVQATHVPYKGAGPAVAALLADQFTFMIDNLPSSLPHIQAGKFRALAVTSAKRVPELPDVPTMAEAGIKDMVVTAWFGLLAPAGTPAPVIDRLSSAAREVLAMPEVQQRFHAMGGQAGDDSPAEFAAYIEQERSRWHDTVQAAGLAPK